The sequence below is a genomic window from Mycobacterium heidelbergense.
GTGGCGCTGCGCCAGCGTGTCGAGCAAGGGATCGGACAGGTCGGCCAGCCCCGAGTTCGCCTCGGCCGCGGTGCGCTCGCACAGTCCGGACAGCCCGAAGGTGACGGCGGCGACGGCGGCGGGGTCCAGCGCCAGCAGCCGCTGGGCGGCGGTGGCCGACCCCGTCATCGTCGTGTACACGAGGTGCAGCGCGGTGTGCTCGGGCAGCAGGCCGCTCAACGCTCCCACGCGCCCGGCGGCCACCGCGAGATGCGGTCGCGGGCCCAGGTCGTCCCATGCGCCGTCCGGCCAGACCCGGCGCGCCAGTCGCGCCAGCCCCCGGCCCTGCCCCCGCGACGCGTGCCGCGCCGCGGGGGCCGGAGTGCGCGCGTCGGTCTCGCGGTCGGCGTCGTCGACGGAGATATCGCCCCGATGCACCGCGGCCGCCACCGACGCCGTGACCAACCCGTGCGTGCGAATCCTTCGCACCAGGAACGCTTCCAGCGTCGCCGGGTCGGTCACCATGCCGCACGTGACGGCCTCCTCGACGCCACCGGAGTGCACGTGCGCGCCGGTGGGCAGTCGCGAGTCGGCCAGCGCGAGCAGCGTGATCAATGGCGGCTGGACCATTAGAACAGGAAATACCGTTGCGCCATGGGAAGTTCGGCCGCCGGTTGCTCGTGCCAGACCTCCCCGTCGATGCGCACGGTGAAGGTGTCGGGATCGATCTCGATGGTCGGCATGGCGTCGTTGAGCGGCAGGTCGGCCTTGCCGACCGAGCGGACATTCCCGACGGGCACCAATCTCCGGTTCACGGCGAGCCTTTCGGCCAGGCCCGCCTCGATGGCCTGCGGCGCGACGAAGTGCACCGACGTGGCGGCCGACGTCGCCGGGGCGGCGCCGAACATGGGGCGCGGGAGCACCGGTTGGGGAGTCGGGATCGAGGCGTTCGCGTCGCCCATCGCCGCCCAGGCGATCACGCCGCCCTTGAGCACCGCGTGCGGGCGGACCCCGAAGAACGCCGGCTCCCACAGCACCAGATCGGCGAGCTTTCCCACTTCCACCGAGCCGATCTCGTGATCGAGGCCATGCGTGATGGCCGGGCAGATGGTGTATTTCGCGACGTAGCGCCGCACCCGGTTGTTGTCGGCCCCGTGCGGGCCGGACCCATCGCCGGGTAGCGCGCCGCGGCGGCGCTTCATCACGTGCGCGGTCTGCCAGGTGCGGATCACCACCTCGCCGACGCGGCCCATCGCCTGTGAGTCGCTGCCGATCATCGAGATCGCGCCCATGTCGTGCAGCAGGTCCTCGGCCGCCATGGTCGACGGGCGGATCCGGCTTTCGGCGAACGCCAAGTCTTCGGGCACAGCGGGATTGAGGTGATGGCACACCATCAGCATGTCCAGATGCTCGTCGAGCGTGTTCACCGTGTGCGGGCGCGTCGGGTTGGTGGAACTGGGCAGCACGTTCGGTTCGGCCGCGACCCTCATGATGTCGGGGGCGTGGCCGCCGCCGGCGCCCTCGGTGTGATAGGTGTGGATCGAGCGGCCCGCGATGGCGCCGAGGGTGTCTTCGACGAACCCCGTCTCGTTGAGGGTGTCGGTGTGCAGCGCCACCTGCACGCCCGCGGCGTCGCAGACCGTCAGGCAGGCATCGATCGCCGCGGGGGTCGACCCCCAGTCCTCGTGCAGCTTGAAACCCGAAGCCCCGCCCCGTAACTGCTCCCACAACGCGTCGGCGCTGACGGTGTTTCCCTTGCCGAGCAACGCGAAGTTCACCGGCCAGGAATCCAACGACTCCAGCATCCGGGCCAGGTGCCAGGCGCCGGGCGTCACGGTGGTGGCCTTGGTGCCCTCGGCGGGCCCGGTGCCGCCGCCGATGATGGTGGTGACGCCGGATCCGAGCGCCTCGGGCATGAGCTGCGGGCAGATCAGGTGCACGTGACAATCGATGGCGCCCGCGGTGACGATGCGGCCGTTGCCGCCGATGACTTCGGTGGACGGCCCGACCACCAGGTCGGGATGCACCCCCGACATGATGTCGGGATTGCCGGCCTTACCGATCGCGACGATGCGGCCGTCGCGAATCCCGATGTCGGCCTTGATGATTCCCCAGTGGTCGATGATCACGGCACCGGTAATGACGGTGTCCGGCGCGTTCTCGGCCCGGGTGGCGCGGCCCTGGCCCATCGACTCGCGCAGCACCTTGCCGCCCCCGAACACCGCCTCGTCGCCGGCCAAACCCGGTCCCCCGCTGCGATCTTCGGTGATCTCCACGAACAGGTCGGTGTCGGCCAGCCTGATCCGGTCACCGGTGGTCGGGCCGAAAAGCTGGGCGTAGCGCTCCCTGGACAGCCGGGTCATCGGGAGTCGAGCCGTCCGGGCGGGTTCAACGTCAGCCCGTGCACCTCGCGCCGCCCCCGCAGCGGGACCAACCGGACGGTCTGGGCCACACCGGGTTCGAAGCGGACCGCGGTGGCCGCCGGGATGTCGAGGCGGTAGCCGTGGGCCGCCGCGCGGTCGAACGCCAGCGCCGCGTTGGCCTGCGGCAGGTGGACGTGGCTGCCGACCTGCACCGGGCGGTCCCCGGTGTTGACGATCCGCATCTCGATGCGCTGCGCGCCCGCGTTGATCTCGATATCGCCGGTGCCGTAAAGGATTTCGCCGGGAATCATGCGATCGGGTGGTGGACGGTGACCAACTTGGTGCCGTCTGGGAACGTCGCCTCCACCTGCACGTCGTCGAGCATCTCGGGCACTCCCTCCATCACGTCGTCGCGGCCCAGCACGTCACGACCGCTGGCCATGAGCTCCGCGACGCTGCGGCCATCCCGTGCGCCTTCGAGGATGTGGTCGGTGAGGATGGCGACGGCTTCGGGATGGTTCAGCCGCAAGCCGCGTGCCCGACGTCGGCGGGCCAGCTCGGCGGCGTAGGACAGCAGCAGTCGATCTTGTTCGTGCGGCGTGAGAAGCATGGCCTCCGATCCTGCCATTCCGTGACGCGGCCGACACCTCGACTCAGGCCCGGCGGAAAGCCGGCGCTGCCCGCCGGCTCACCGCGACGAGATCGCGTCGGCGTGGGGCGCGTCGCTGTTGGCGTAGGCCCGGGTGAACACCATGTAGAGGAGGCCGAAGCCGATGATCAGGCCCGACATCATGAGGACGACCCAGTTGTCGTACCAGGGGGCATCGGGCGTCCGCGGCCAGCAGACGTTGACGATGGCCGCGACGCCGTAGACGAGGGCCCCGATGTTGACGGGCATTCCCCAGCGGCCCAGCCGGTATTTGCCCGACGGCTTCCAGCCCTTGATCCTGGCCCGCAGCGCGGCCAGCACCACCATCTGGAACCCGAGGTAGACCCCGACCGTGCCGAAGCTGACCAGCTTGTTGAGCGGGTGCTCGGACAGCAGCGAACCGACGATCAGCGCCGCCGGGATGATGACGGCGGCCAGCAGCGAGTACGGCGGCACGTGCCTCTTGTGGTCGAAGTGCGCCAGCAGCCGGGAGCCGGCGATCATGCCGTCGCGTCCATAGGAGAAGATCAGCCGGCTGGCCGCGGCCTGCAGGCTCAGCGCGCACGACACGAACGAGATCAGCACGATGCCGAGCACGATCCTCGAGCCGAAGTCACCGAACGCGCTTTTCAGGACGGTGTCGATCGGGTTGGTGTCCTCGCCGCGGATCACCGCGCCGAAGTCGGTCACCGACAGGATGAGGCTCAGGCAGACGAACGTCGAGGCGGCCCCGCCGACGTAGATCGTGCGCCGCATCGCCTTGGGGATCTGAATGCCGGGGTTGCGGACCTCCTCGGCGACGTCGCCGCACGCCTCGAACCCGAAGAACTGGTAGAGGCCGATGAGGCCGGCGGCCAGGAAGGCGCCCAGGAAGCTGCCGTGGCCCTCGGCGCCGAAGCTGTGGAACAGCACACCGAGACCGTGGTGCCGGTGCGCGACGAGCAGCCACACCCCGACCACCAGCGCGCCGATGAGCTCGGCGGAGAAACCGAAGATGGCGAAGTAGCCCAGGATTTTGGTCCCGGTCAGGTTGATGAGGGTGGCCACCACCAACACGGCCAGCCCGCAACAGACCTTGGCCGGCACGGTGGGCGCGAAGCCGAACATGGCGGCCACGTACGGGCCCGCGCCGAAGGCGGCGTCCGCGATGAGCGCCAACAGGCAGAACATGTAGACCCACCCGGTCATCCATGCCCATTTGCGTCCCCACAGCCGTCGCGCCCAGGGATAGACGCCACCGGCCACCGGGAATTGCGCGACCACCTCGCTGAAGACCAGCGCCACCAGCATCTGCCCGGCGCCGACGATCAGCAGGCTCCAGATCATCGGCGGACCGGCGGTGGCCAACGCGAACGCGAACACCGTGTAGATGCCGACCACGGGCGACAGGTAGGTGAAGCCCAGCGAGAAGTTCGCCCACGGGCTCATGTCGCGCCGGAACTCCGAGGAGAACCCCAGCGCCTTCAGCTGGGCGAGATCCTCATCGTGCGCGGCGCCGGGCGCCAAGCCGGCGGCGGCATCCGCCGGGCGCCGAGCGTGGTCCGCGCCATTGTGCGCGGCACCGGAGGTCACCTCGACCGCCGAATCGCCCTCCAGGCCCTTCTCAGACCCGGCGAACTTTGTGAAAAACAATTGAACCGACCCCAATCATCGAAACCGGGTGTGCTACCACGGTTTTCATCACTAGGACATTGATGAGCGACAAGGTGTGCTACTTCTGCGCCGCCTCCTTAATCAATGTCGCGGCCGTGCGTTTGAGCACATCGCGCTGCCTGGTCACGTCGGCGATCGCTTTGCGCAGCTGGTTGAGTTCGTCCCTTTCGGCCACCGCGCCGTCGGCGCTCGCGCCCGGTGCGACCCAGCGGGCCGCGGCGTCGTCGTCCATGCCCGGCTCCCCGGCCAGCGCCGGGATCACCTTGTGGCGCGCGCCGGCTCGCAGACGACCCTGGTCGCCCCGCGGCGCGTTGACGACGCTGGCCACCGGCCCCATCGGGGGCATGCCGTAGAAGCCGCCCGGCCCGGCCTGCGCCGCACCGTCCAGCCCGGCGGCCGGCAACGCGGTGGCGGCCAGCCGGATCGCCGGCGAGGTGCCCCACGTCTGCGGCACCGACAGCGTGCCGACCGACGCGGCGCGGCCCAGACCCGCCGACATCCCGGCGCCGCCCAGGCCCGCCGCGGGAGTGGGCGAACCCACCAGGGCCGGGGAGCCCAGCCCCGCCGCCAGGCCGTCGCCGACTCCCGGAGAGACGGTCGACGCCGCGGTCACCGGCGCCGAAAGCGCACTGACCACCGGATTCCAGAACGCGGCTATCGGCGGCGCGATGGTCAAACACAGCCCGGAGGCATCGAAGTTCAGGCCCTCGGAGAGGATTTCGTACCCCTCGAGCAAGGTGCTGAATTGGTTGAACGTCTGGATCGGATAGCTGTTCAGCAGGTCCAGGATCGGATTCGATCCGGACACCGATCCCGCCGAAAGACCCTGCAGCAGGTTGGGCACGCTCGAGAGCGCCGATTGGGTGCTTGAGCCGGTCGCGGTCGTGGCGGCCGCGGCGCCTTGGGTGGTGGTGCCGGCCGGGTCGGTGGTTTGTGGTGGGGAGGTGAACGCGGTCAATGTTGTCGCGGTGGCCGAGGCCGCGGCGTAGCTGTACATGGCGGCGGCGTCTTGGGCCCACATTTCGGCGTACTGGGCCTCGGTGGCGGCGATCGCCGGGGTGTTCTGGCCCAGGATGTTGGTGGCCACCAACGACGCCAGCAGCGCCCGGTTGACCTCGATCTCCGCCGGGGGCACCGTGGCCGCAAACGCCGCCTCATAGGCCGCGACGGCCGACCCCAGCTGGCTGGCGGTCTGGCCCGCCTGTGCCGCGGTGGCGTTCATCCACGACACGTACGGAACCGCGGCGGCCGCCATCGCCCCCGACGACGGACCCACCCACGGCCCGCTCGTCAACGCGGAAAGCGTCGCCCGATACGAGGTCGCGGCCGAACCCAACTCCGCGGCCAACCTGCTCCAGGACGCGGCCGCCATCACCAGCGGGCCCGACCCCGCGCCCGCATACATCCGGGCGGAGTTGACCTCCGGCGGCAACCCCGCGAAATCCAGGCCGCCGATCACAGCATCGCCTCCTTGATCAGGCGGGCCGCCGCGTCTCGCTCCGTCGCCACCTCCGCGATCTCCTTGCGCAGCTTGTCGAGTTCCTCGCGTTCGCGTTCGCTCAACGCGCTGGCGACGTGCTGGCGAGTCCGCTGCGGCTGCGCCGGCACGACGGGGATGTTCTCGTCGGCGCCCGCTTCGCCGGGCAGCGTCGGGACGACTTTGTGACCAGCGCCGGATCGGGCGCGGGTCTGTTCGCCCCTGGGCGCGTTGACCAGGCTGCCCACCGGCGGAATGCCGCCGAAGAAGCCGCCGGGCCCGGCCGCCCCGGCCTGCGGCAAGCCGTCCGAGGCGGCGCTCGCCAGTGGCGATGCGCTGGCGGCAAGCCGGATCGCCGGGGAGGCCCACGACTGCGGCACCGACAGCTCGCCGACGGTGGCCGCCTCGCCCAGGCCCGCCGAGACCCCGGCGTTGCCCAGGCCCGCCGAGACCGACCCACCCGCCCCCGAGTCGTACGCCCCCACCAGGGCTCCCAGCCCGGCGTCGGGTGCCACGTCGACGGCCGTGGCCGCCATCGCCCCCGGCACCAAGAGCCCGTATAGGCCGCCCATGAAGGGGGTGATGCCGGACGCGGTGAACAAGAACCCGCTGATGACCAGCGCGAGGTTCCCGACGTTCATGGTGAACGTGTTGAGGGCGTTGCCCGTGTCGGTGCCAAGCAGGTTTTCCAGCCACGTGATCGGGTTGACCGACGCCGCCGACGAGAGACTTTGCAGGGCGCTGGGCACGTTCGCGAGCGCCGATTGCGCGCTCGAGCCGGTCGCGGCGGCGGTGGCCTGGGTGACCGCGGCGCCTTGGGTGGTGGTGCCGGCCGGGTCGGTGGTTTGTGGTGGGGAGGTGAACGCCGTCAATGTTGTCGCGGCGGCCGAGGCCGCGGCGTAGCTGTACATGGCGGCGGCGTCTTGGGCCCACATCTCGGCGTACTGTGCCTCGGTGGCCGCGATCGCCGGGGTGTTCTGGCCCAGGATGTTGGTGGCCACCAACGACGCCAGCAGCGCCCGATTGACCTCGATCTCCGGCGGCGGCACGGTGGCCATGAACGCGGCTTCGTAGGCCGCCACCGCCGATTTGAGCTGACCGGCGGTCTGCTCGGCCCCGGTGGCCGTGGCGCCCATCCACGACAGGTACGGCGCGACCGCGGCGGCCATCGTGATGGACGACGGACCCACCCACGGCCCGGCCGTGAGCTCGGACACCGCCGTCCGATACGAGCCCGCCGCGAAATTCAGCTCCGCGGCCAGCCCGTCCCAGGCCGCGGCCGCCGACACCAGCGGGCCCGACCCCGCGCCCGCATACATCCGGCCGGAGTTGACCTCTGGAGGCAACACCCCAAAATCCACCGCTAAGCCCCCTAAAAAGCTGACGCTTGGCGCTCGGTTTTGAACGCATGGACGAACGGCACCCTGGCTGTCCACGCCGCGGTATCGAGGTGGACATCGCCCGATCGACGCCGATGTGGAAGCACGGACACCAACAGTGACGCACGTCTCTGTAACCATCCTGGCTAACTGCTGGGAATTAGCTGGGAAATCCCATTCTCACGCCCGCCCTAGGCGCGTTCCGCTCGCCGAAACCGCGTTACGGCGACGGGCGTCCGCCGCCGGTTGCCACCGGCCAAAGCGGCGCCGCGCCCGCACGCGCAAGCCCTTGAACGCGCCTCCCGGCATCGGCCGTCCTGGGCGCGAAAGCCCCTATTTCACAACGGATTATCCTCATCCGAAGGGCGCCCGGCCGGGGCGACCGCGCCGACCGGAATGCCGTCGGCGCGGATCGCAAAAGCTCCGGTGGTCGTCCCTGCCGTCGGTGGTGCCGGCGGTGGGTGACGAGGCCCGTGAATCGGGCGCCGCGCGCATCGCCGCGCCTGGCCGCCGCTACCCCAATCACGTTTGCTACAAACCACATGGGCAAGCGTAATTGGCAATCCAGCCGGATTGCCTCACTGTGCCGGTGCAACGGAGCCTAGCCGCTTCGGAAGCCCGTCGACGCGGAAATGCTTGGTGGTGAACGCATCTCGGCGCGAATCCGCCTTGCGCGCGGGGTGCTCACGGCCCGATTCGGCGAAACTGACCTAGTCGTTGAACGGCCCCCATGCGTGTC
It includes:
- a CDS encoding urease accessory protein UreF is translated as MVQPPLITLLALADSRLPTGAHVHSGGVEEAVTCGMVTDPATLEAFLVRRIRTHGLVTASVAAAVHRGDISVDDADRETDARTPAPAARHASRGQGRGLARLARRVWPDGAWDDLGPRPHLAVAAGRVGALSGLLPEHTALHLVYTTMTGSATAAQRLLALDPAAVAAVTFGLSGLCERTAAEANSGLADLSDPLLDTLAQRHAERERPLFVS
- a CDS encoding urease subunit alpha, producing MTRLSRERYAQLFGPTTGDRIRLADTDLFVEITEDRSGGPGLAGDEAVFGGGKVLRESMGQGRATRAENAPDTVITGAVIIDHWGIIKADIGIRDGRIVAIGKAGNPDIMSGVHPDLVVGPSTEVIGGNGRIVTAGAIDCHVHLICPQLMPEALGSGVTTIIGGGTGPAEGTKATTVTPGAWHLARMLESLDSWPVNFALLGKGNTVSADALWEQLRGGASGFKLHEDWGSTPAAIDACLTVCDAAGVQVALHTDTLNETGFVEDTLGAIAGRSIHTYHTEGAGGGHAPDIMRVAAEPNVLPSSTNPTRPHTVNTLDEHLDMLMVCHHLNPAVPEDLAFAESRIRPSTMAAEDLLHDMGAISMIGSDSQAMGRVGEVVIRTWQTAHVMKRRRGALPGDGSGPHGADNNRVRRYVAKYTICPAITHGLDHEIGSVEVGKLADLVLWEPAFFGVRPHAVLKGGVIAWAAMGDANASIPTPQPVLPRPMFGAAPATSAATSVHFVAPQAIEAGLAERLAVNRRLVPVGNVRSVGKADLPLNDAMPTIEIDPDTFTVRIDGEVWHEQPAAELPMAQRYFLF
- a CDS encoding urease subunit beta; amino-acid sequence: MIPGEILYGTGDIEINAGAQRIEMRIVNTGDRPVQVGSHVHLPQANAALAFDRAAAHGYRLDIPAATAVRFEPGVAQTVRLVPLRGRREVHGLTLNPPGRLDSR
- a CDS encoding urease subunit gamma, with protein sequence MLLTPHEQDRLLLSYAAELARRRRARGLRLNHPEAVAILTDHILEGARDGRSVAELMASGRDVLGRDDVMEGVPEMLDDVQVEATFPDGTKLVTVHHPIA
- a CDS encoding APC family permease, which gives rise to MFFTKFAGSEKGLEGDSAVEVTSGAAHNGADHARRPADAAAGLAPGAAHDEDLAQLKALGFSSEFRRDMSPWANFSLGFTYLSPVVGIYTVFAFALATAGPPMIWSLLIVGAGQMLVALVFSEVVAQFPVAGGVYPWARRLWGRKWAWMTGWVYMFCLLALIADAAFGAGPYVAAMFGFAPTVPAKVCCGLAVLVVATLINLTGTKILGYFAIFGFSAELIGALVVGVWLLVAHRHHGLGVLFHSFGAEGHGSFLGAFLAAGLIGLYQFFGFEACGDVAEEVRNPGIQIPKAMRRTIYVGGAASTFVCLSLILSVTDFGAVIRGEDTNPIDTVLKSAFGDFGSRIVLGIVLISFVSCALSLQAAASRLIFSYGRDGMIAGSRLLAHFDHKRHVPPYSLLAAVIIPAALIVGSLLSEHPLNKLVSFGTVGVYLGFQMVVLAALRARIKGWKPSGKYRLGRWGMPVNIGALVYGVAAIVNVCWPRTPDAPWYDNWVVLMMSGLIIGFGLLYMVFTRAYANSDAPHADAISSR
- a CDS encoding PPE family protein, whose protein sequence is MDFAGLPPEVNSARMYAGAGSGPLVMAAASWSRLAAELGSAATSYRATLSALTSGPWVGPSSGAMAAAAVPYVSWMNATAAQAGQTASQLGSAVAAYEAAFAATVPPAEIEVNRALLASLVATNILGQNTPAIAATEAQYAEMWAQDAAAMYSYAAASATATTLTAFTSPPQTTDPAGTTTQGAAAATTATGSSTQSALSSVPNLLQGLSAGSVSGSNPILDLLNSYPIQTFNQFSTLLEGYEILSEGLNFDASGLCLTIAPPIAAFWNPVVSALSAPVTAASTVSPGVGDGLAAGLGSPALVGSPTPAAGLGGAGMSAGLGRAASVGTLSVPQTWGTSPAIRLAATALPAAGLDGAAQAGPGGFYGMPPMGPVASVVNAPRGDQGRLRAGARHKVIPALAGEPGMDDDAAARWVAPGASADGAVAERDELNQLRKAIADVTRQRDVLKRTAATLIKEAAQK
- a CDS encoding PPE family protein is translated as MDFGVLPPEVNSGRMYAGAGSGPLVSAAAAWDGLAAELNFAAGSYRTAVSELTAGPWVGPSSITMAAAVAPYLSWMGATATGAEQTAGQLKSAVAAYEAAFMATVPPPEIEVNRALLASLVATNILGQNTPAIAATEAQYAEMWAQDAAAMYSYAAASAAATTLTAFTSPPQTTDPAGTTTQGAAVTQATAAATGSSAQSALANVPSALQSLSSAASVNPITWLENLLGTDTGNALNTFTMNVGNLALVISGFLFTASGITPFMGGLYGLLVPGAMAATAVDVAPDAGLGALVGAYDSGAGGSVSAGLGNAGVSAGLGEAATVGELSVPQSWASPAIRLAASASPLASAASDGLPQAGAAGPGGFFGGIPPVGSLVNAPRGEQTRARSGAGHKVVPTLPGEAGADENIPVVPAQPQRTRQHVASALSEREREELDKLRKEIAEVATERDAAARLIKEAML